Sequence from the Chelonoidis abingdonii isolate Lonesome George chromosome 1, CheloAbing_2.0, whole genome shotgun sequence genome:
AATGGCAGTGTTGTCAATGATAACTATATATTCCAACTGTTCTTTGCTAGAACCACTCTGGTTTGTGGTGGGATCTTGAAACTTGGTTCAAGGATAGCCCTGGAGTCAGAGAGGTTCCTTTTGCTGTCACTTTGAAAATCTATCTTGGTTTGGTCAAGTTACAAGATGTGAAAACTGGCACATACATGCTCAGAAGAACTTCTGTAAGCACCCATTCCTTAATTTTCTGAACATTGCATCTGTGCTGCAAATGCACTGTAAATCTTATTGAGCTGCCCTGGCCTGCCCCACCAAAATATTGGTTGACCTAAAAGAATATACACTGGGCTTGGGACACCAGGAGATCCAGTTTCACCTCTTTCACTCActggtttttatatttttgtttatttcacaaTCCTTGACATTGTCCAAAGCCTCATATCCCTGTGCTATGGGCAGGCAAGTATcattctttcccccctccctgcaagGTAACAGAGATTGCACAAGGTCACTTCCaagagggctgggaacagaatataggacaaacatttttgaaaaccagTGTGCTAAATCCACATTTTGGCATCTaaataagtgtcctgatttttcaaaagtgctaagaaCCCAGAAGCTACCATTTAGTTCAGGATTTAGATGCCTACCTTAAAgcacaaatttttgaaattttggtcTAGTTCTTTAGTATGGCAGACCCATCTGCACCCActtcagctgctgcttttttagAATGCCAAATCTATCTTCTTGGCTATGCCATCTGTTATGACCATTCTAAGGACTAGACCACAATCCCCCTACCCCAAAGCCAGAAATATAACCCAGGAATACTAATTCCCAATATTCTTGTGCTGTCTCACAAAtaactggcaaagtgtgtgtcccACTCTTGTGACAATTTTTCATACAGGATAACAGTCTACTGCTGCTAATAGTTTCTCCTTTAGCTCATGTAGTGGTGGTCTGTGCTACAGATCTGACAGTATCAGTTCAAACCTGTGCTGACAACTGATGTGAAAGGGCTTTTTGATTATACATTTCTaggttttcagttttcttttttaaaaacttcataaATTTTATACAGagacaaaaaactacattaaaagaatgttacagttgcaaagtcaagcactcagaagttaggaaaggCTGCCAATTAGAAATGTGTGTGCccagacaaccttaactctgccccttgtccatatgcattataatagtcttcagttacatgatcacatgctactttttccacaggatctGTGGCTCAGTGCTCAGCATAGATGGCAAATAAGGCAAGGTAGCTAGAGGCAACAGCAGCATCGGTTATATAACCTTAGCTTATCCACTAGAGAAACTGGAAAGTGTTTAATAAATGAAGAAGGGGGCTGCAACAAGCAAGCACAGACTTGTGAGTAAGGCACTGGGCTTGGATACAGGGGGAAATGGGCAATATCTTggattctgccacagactccctgtgttaGACAAAACACTTGAACCAGAATTTTCAGATGTGACTAGTAACAGTGCGATTctcattttgtgtgtgcaaatctTCAGCTACctcaggcctgatttttcacaactgctgagcactcacaagtCTATTGAATGCCAGTGGGAGTTGCCACCTCTGAAGGATCAGCCCCTAAGCATCTCAAGTTGGATGCCAATTATTGAGGCACTTCAGTTCGGACACTTACATAAATTTTGGCCTTAACATCTCTGTGCTacagttccccatctgaaaaGTGGGCTAATAATCCATTAACATTTGTAAGGCATTCACATGCAGCAGTGATAATCACAATAGAAAATTCCAAGAGGAAATAAAATAGTTTGGAAGACTTGCATTACATATATTACATAGCAGCATAATAAATGataaggataaaaagaaatattaaattgtTGCTTCATTCACTGAGAACCACTCAGTACACTGAATGGACAGAGAACCTGTAGGAAAAATATGATTAAAGGctgtgggtaaaattttcagaagtgtttaagGATATGTCCACACCACAGTTAGACTCTCCCaccttgcagcctgagcccaaatatcttcaccacagttaaacagtccCCTAGCCCAGttgttctcaaagctggtccactgcTTGTTTAGGGTAAGCACCTAAACAAGTGCAGGCCAAGCTGGTTTATTTACCTTCCACATCCACATGTTTGGCCAATCGCGGATaccattggctgtggttcactgctccaggccaatgggggctgcgggaagggcggccaacacatccctcagcccacaccgcttcccacagcccccattggcctggagcggcaaaccatggccagtgggaactgcaatcagctgaacttgcagatgcggcaggtaaacaaagtggcctggcccgccagcgtGCTTACCCTAAACAAgcagcggaccggctttgagaaccactgccctagctcACACCCCGCGAGCCCTAGTCAGCTTGCATGAGCTagttgtgggtttttaattgcagcgcAGAAGTATCCACAATGATTTAGGAGCTAAGTTCCCTTTTCAAAACAGACGTTCATAAGCTTAAGGGCTTAGATTTATGGCGTCTTTTGGGGGGGagtgcctaaagatgcacatAGGCACTTATAAGGATTTTTTGAAGTACCTAAATAGATTGTGCtactaaatcccattgatttaaatgggagttagggGCTTTACCTGtttagctacttttgaaaatcccaataggTGCCTATGTGCATTTATatgtacctaaatacctttgtaaatctggctgtatgtcacttttgaaaacaggactTTGTCTCCTACCCActtagatgcttctgaaaattttactctgtAGCATAATGCATAGTCACAAGGAGGCAGAAAGAAGATTGCCCGGGCAACATCTATTCTGTAATTTCTTAACTTTTATATGCCTGACTTTACATCCTTaacaacattaatttattttagttttcatgTATGAAATATTCTATATCTAGAGAGAGAACATACTAGCAACAGGAAAACTTATACTCAGCTGAAATTGTTATCCAACTTATTCTCTGGATGTTCAAGCTATTCCTACTGGTCAGTTTTAAATCACATCCTCTTtcttctcagtcctcatcctttCCTGTCATTTGCTCTGATTTAGGtttttatatttgtgtatttATTACAGATCTCtaccatttttttctcttttccatgaTTTCCAGTGCTTCTGTCTATTTTGTGTTTCATTTACTTTTGATCTGGTGTTTCATTTTGCttcctttataatttttttcttacctTATTTAGCCCTTGAAAACGCCCCCAGGAAATATGACCTCAGCATCTTATTAGAACTGTAAAATTGTGGCTTTAGTTCTGTGTGCAATATAATATTACAGTAGTTTCATGAGGGCATCCTGCATAGGCTAGGTCAATGTTTACTGATGTGTTAATATAATAATAACCCATCTACCTCTTCTCATCTCTGGGGTACTTTCTATCTATAGGGATGGAAATGAATGACAGAGTCTCTCTGTGCTGCCTGATGTCAGAGCTGAGAAAGGTGTGAAGGGTATATAAGAGCTGTATTACTTGCCAGCAAGGAGGGACGAAAAAAGGGATACTGCAGAGTCAGATGCAAGCGTGGAATTGTTGCATGTACCCTTCCTGCTAATACAGACGGGTGTTAAACTTCTTCAGTTAGTTCCTTGACCACTACAAGGTAAATGATGTATCCTTTCTGTTATTTCAGATATAAAGCCACACACACTTTAAAGGGGGCACAATCTGCCTCATTACTAAGGAACAGTGTTATTCAAAGAAAGGCTAAAAGAAAGATCTCTGTACAATCTGTAACTGAAACCACAATCTGAAATTTAGAAACTGTTGGGAAAAGAAAGCAAGGGAGATGGGAAGAGGATTTAATCCACTAGATGCCAAAATTTGCTAAAGAGCCATCTGAATTTATCTTTGTTGTGTCACTAAAGTTTGATCATGCTGCTGCTCTAATTTAATGGCAGAGATTAACTATTGCCTGTTTAGAACAGCACTGAGGTGGGATCTCttgtatgttgaacagtacttaggattttagtttttaattattattcttttCAGAAATTTAGGAAGGAAAGATGTGCAACCTGAAGCTGCCAGTTGTCTTCATTGTGCTCTCTGTTGCTTTAAGCTACTCGGAGGCTACACCTATGGAAAGGTaagtaatgaaaaatattatttatttttaatgagaaatCAGATGTTTCAGACTGTTGCATTATTCACTTTGGCCATTAAACAATATGAGCTAAATAGGGCTATTCAATTTCACTGtgtattttgttattgtttaaagACTATTCTCTGTGGCTGATGATCTATCTGATGGGATTTCCAATAGACAAGGATGGCTATTACCAGTCCTGTCAAGGAATACACCCTGGGGACTTAACGGGGCATTGCCACAACTGGCTGCAGCAAAGCCAAAAAGGTATTGATTGTCTTCTGCATTCTTCTATTCAAACCAGATAGAATTAAATTAAGAAGCATAATTTGtgccagcatttttttttc
This genomic interval carries:
- the IAPP gene encoding islet amyloid polypeptide isoform X1 — protein: MCNLKLPVVFIVLSVALSYSEATPMERLFSVADDLSDGISNRQGWLLPVLSRNTPWGLNGALPQLAAAKPKSHRLEKRKCNTATCVTQRLADFLVRSSNTIGAIYSPTDVGSNTYGKRDRAGLLNREPLNYLQL